From the Lathyrus oleraceus cultivar Zhongwan6 chromosome 4, CAAS_Psat_ZW6_1.0, whole genome shotgun sequence genome, one window contains:
- the LOC127075104 gene encoding uncharacterized protein LOC127075104, giving the protein MENENILKQKQKLEVFDILKEALMISVRNLNFIIFTFLTSLPLFCITVYFEIQLQELVETFFINIPEEVHYGYFNSMLDRMNKDYNYSKLIQLGLIYIFPLQILEFGTAIVTIDLASKLNSQEKKMTLKEMFEKPLDSTKLRGSFLTFIYVVFLITTHQLGLLWIVINYHICLKDFNFVVFPVICSLLFAKVLMMYLEWSSMWSMSIVISILEGIYGIDALALSINFSRGCHRKGLFLMLIFFAWGQFLRFSCYHIRGYEQGNGTFIQVGLFCIVIPLKWVVFMIYFNDCKERYLKKKMDVESGKNVSSSEVGLR; this is encoded by the coding sequence atggaaaatgaaaacattCTCAAACAGAAGCAGAAGCTAGAGGTATTTGATATACTCAAGGAAGCTCTTATGATATCTGTTAGAAATCTCAACTTTATCATCTTCACCTTTCTTACCTCTCTTCCTCTCTTTTGTATAACAGTTtactttgaaattcaacttcaaGAATTAGTTGAAACTTTTTTTATTAATATTCCAGAGGAGGTTCACTATGGATACTTTAATTCTATGCTAGATCGTATGAATAAGGATTATAATTACTCTAAGTTGATTCAACTTGGTTTGATTTATATATTTCCTCTCCAAATTCTTGAGTTTGGAACTGCAATTGTTACTATAGACTTGGCTTCAAAGCTAAATTCACAAGAGAAGAAAATGACCCTTAAGGAGATGTTTGAAAAACCTCTTGATTCAACAAAACTAAGAGGCTCATTTCTAACTTTCATCTATGTTGTTTTCTTGATAACCACTCATCAACTTGGATTACTATGGATAGTTATAAATTACCATATTTGCTTGAAGGATTTCAATTTTGTGGTTTTTCCTGTGATTTGCAGCTTGTTGTTTGCAAAGGTGTTAATGATGTATTTAGAATGGAGTTCTATGTGGAGTATGAGTATTGTAATCTCAATTTTGGAGGGTATATATGGTATTGATGCATTAGCACTCTCTATTAATTTTAGCAGAGGGTGTCACAGAAAAGGGCTTTTTTTGATGCTGATTTTCTTTGCGTGGGGACAATTTTTAAGATTTTCTTGCTACCATATTAGAGGCTATGAACAAGGAAATGGAACTTTTATACAAGTTGGGTTGTTCTGCATCGTGATTCCATTGAAATGGGTAGTTTTCATGATATATTTCAATGATTGCAAGGAGAGatacttgaaaaagaaaatggATGTGGAATCAGGAAAAAATGTTAGTTCATCAGAAGTAGGTTTGAGGTAG
- the LOC127075106 gene encoding putative potassium transporter 12 isoform X2 has protein sequence MALDRIEEGSARLLGSTSGGSSESRWVDGSEVDWDEAPPWSTKSHGSDGREGYGSIRRRLVKKPKRVDSFDVEAMEISATHDQHSKELSLWPTIALAFQTLGVVYGDMGTSPLYVFADVFSKVPINSDDDVLGALSLVMYTIALIPLAKYVFIVLKANDNGEGGTFALYSLICRYADVNLLPNRQQADEQISSFKLKLPTPELKRALKIKETLERTSILKNVLLVLVLIGTSMIIGDGILTPAISVMSAISGLQDQINGFGTSEVVSISILVLVALFSIQRFGTAKVGFMFAPVLALWFFSLGSIGLYNMLRYDITVVRALNPAYIYYFFKNNGKSAWSALGGCVLCITGAEAMFADLGHFTVPSIQIAFTFVVFPCLLLAYMGQAAFLMKNPASYSSVFYKSVPESLFWPVFVIATLGAMIASQAMISATFSCVKQSMALGCFPRLKIIHTSKKFMGQIYIPVINWFLMIMCIIVVSIFKSTTDIANAYGIAEVGVMMVSTTLVTLVMLLIWQTNLFLAFCFLLVFGSVELIYMSSVLSKIFEGGWLPLAFATFFLSVMYTWNYGSVLKYRREVREKISMDLMLDLSSNLGTVRVPGIGLLYNELVQGIPSIFLQFLLSLPALHSTIVFVCIKYVPIPVVPQEERFLFRRVCPKDYHMFRCVARYGYKDSRKEDHRAFEQLLIESLEKFLRKEALEAALEDNFTDDLDSISVDTRNSDLTPGTAVEELRIPLMQGQNLEERGATTSREAASTVLPSSYMSLDDDPSLEYELSALREAMDSGFTYLLGHGDVRAKKDSFFFKKLMINYFYAFLRKNCRGGTANMKVPHTNIIQVGMTYMV, from the exons ATGGCGTTGGATAGGATTGAAGAGGGAAGCGCGAGATTGTTGGGAAGCACCAGTGGTGGAAGTAGTGAGTCTAGGTGGGTTGATGGAAGTGAAGTTGACTGGGATGAAGCTCCTCCTTGGTCTACTAAGAGCCATGGAAGTGATGGTAGAGAAGGGTATGGTTCAATTAGGAGGAGGCTTGTTAAGAAACCTAAAAGGGTTGATTCTTTTGATGTTGAAGCTATGGAGATTTCTGCAACTCATGATCAACACTCCAAG GAGCTTTCCCTCTGGCCTACCATTGCATTGGCATTTCAAACTCTTGGTGTGGTATATGGTGACATGGGAACAAGTCCTCTTTATGTTTTTGCCGATGTCTTCAGCAAGGTTCCTATTAACTCAGACGATGATGTCTTGGGGGCGTTATCATTAGTAATGTACACGATAGCGCTTATTCCGTTAGCAAAATATGTTTTCATAGTTCTCAAAGCTAATGATAATGGAGAAG GAGGAACTTTTGCACTATACTCGCTGATTTGTAGGTATGCGGATGTGAATCTGCTTCCGAATCGCCAACAAGCTGATGAACAAATCTCTAGTTTTAAGCTCAAACTTCCAACTCCAGAACTCAAAAGGGCTTTAAAAATAAAAGAGACTTTGGAAAGGACGTCGATTTTGAAGAACGTGTTGTTAGTGTTGGTTCTTATCGGAACTTCCATGATTATCGGAGATGGTATTCTAACTCCAGCAATATCAG TGATGTCGGCCATCAGCGGTCTACAGGATCAAATAAACGGATTCGGTACAA GTGAGGTGGTTAGTATATCGATTCTAGTCCTGGTGGCTTTGTTCAGCATTCAACGATTCGGTACCGCTAAAGTGGGTTTCATGTTTGCCCCTGTACTTGCTTTATGGTTCTTTTCTCTCGGTTCTATTGGACTATATAATATGCTTAGATATGATATTACTGTTGTGAGAGCACTCAACCCGGCATATATCTATTATTTCTTCAAGAACAACGGAAAAAGCGCATGGTCTGCTCTTGGTGGTTGCGTTCTTTGTATTACAG GCGCGGAAGCAATGTTTGCAGATCTAGGACATTTTACTGTACCGTCAATACAG ATCGCTTTCACTTTCGTGGTATTTCCATGTCTCCTTCTCGCCTATATGGGACAAGCTGCTTTTCTGATGAAAAACCCCGCTTCTTATTCAAGTGTATTCTACAAATCTGTTCCAG AGAGTCTCTTCTGGCCGGTGTTTGTTATAGCGACACTTGGTGCTATGATTGCAAGCCAAGCAATGATATCTGCTACGTTTTCGTGCGTTAAGCAATCAATGGCTTTGGGATGCTTCCCCAGGCTCAAGATAATTCATACCTCAAAAAAGTTCATGGGTCAAATTTACATCCCCGTCATTAATTGGTTTCTGATGATCATGTGCATCATCGTCGTTTCCATTTTCAAAAGCACCACCGATATCGCAAATGCATATG GCATTGCTGAAGTCGGTGTTATGATGGTTAGCACCACATTAGTGACACTAGTTATGCTTTTAATTTGGCAAACAAACTTGTTTCTCGCATTTTGCTTCCTACTTGTGTTCGGTTCTGTGGAGCTTATTTACATGTCTTCGGTCCTATCGAAAATCTTTGAAGGCGGATGGCTTCCACTCGCCTTCGCTACCTTTTTCCTCTCCGTGATGTACACGTGGAACTACGGAAGTGTATTGAAGTACCGAAGGGAAGTCAGAGAAAAAATTTCAATGGACTTAATGCTCGATCTTAGTTCCAATCTCGGAACAGTAAGAGTTCCAGGAATAGGTTTGTTGTATAACGAGCTTGTCCAAGGTATTCCCTCGATTTTTCTGCAGTTCCTTCTAAGTCTTCCGGCTCTTCACTCTACCATAGTTTTCGTCTGCATTAAATACGTTCCGATTCCTGTGGTTCCTCAAGAAGAAAGATTTTTATTCCGAAGAGTTTGTCCAAAAGATTACCATATGTTCCGCTGCGTTGCTCGGTACGGTTACAAAGACAGCCGCAAAGAAGATCACCGTGCATTCGAGCAACTTCTCATCGAAAGCCTCGAGAAATTCTTGAGAAAGGAAGCGCTAGAAGCTGCGTTGGAGGATAACTTTACCGACGACTTGGACAGCATCTCGGTGGATACAAGAAACTCTGATCTTACGCCTGGCACTGCGGTGGAAGAGCTTAGGATTCCACTAATGCAAGGTCAGAATTTGGAAGAAAGAGGAGCTACGACCTCACGTGAAGCTGCATCGACAGTACTACCGTCTAGTTACATGTCGTTGGATGATGATCCTAGTCTTGAATACGAGCTTTCAGCTCTTCGAGAAGCAATGGATTCGGGATTCACTTATTTGCTCGGCCATGGAGATGTGAGGGCAAAGAAGGACTCATTTTTCTTTAAGAAATTGATGATAAACTATTTCTATGCATTTCTGAGAAAGAATTGCAGAGGAGGTACTGCAAATATGAAAGTACCTCACACCAATATCATTCAAGTGGGGATGACATATATGGTTTGA
- the LOC127075106 gene encoding putative potassium transporter 12 isoform X1, giving the protein MALDRIEEGSARLLGSTSGGSSESRWVDGSEVDWDEAPPWSTKSHGSDGREGYGSIRRRLVKKPKRVDSFDVEAMEISATHDQHSKELSLWPTIALAFQTLGVVYGDMGTSPLYVFADVFSKVPINSDDDVLGALSLVMYTIALIPLAKYVFIVLKANDNGEGGTFALYSLICRYADVNLLPNRQQADEQISSFKLKLPTPELKRALKIKETLERTSILKNVLLVLVLIGTSMIIGDGILTPAISVMSAISGLQDQINGFGTSEVVSISILVLVALFSIQRFGTAKVGFMFAPVLALWFFSLGSIGLYNMLRYDITVVRALNPAYIYYFFKNNGKSAWSALGGCVLCITGAEAMFADLGHFTVPSIQVSESSNKYIKIFEFLRFLKSHARLLIQIAFTFVVFPCLLLAYMGQAAFLMKNPASYSSVFYKSVPESLFWPVFVIATLGAMIASQAMISATFSCVKQSMALGCFPRLKIIHTSKKFMGQIYIPVINWFLMIMCIIVVSIFKSTTDIANAYGIAEVGVMMVSTTLVTLVMLLIWQTNLFLAFCFLLVFGSVELIYMSSVLSKIFEGGWLPLAFATFFLSVMYTWNYGSVLKYRREVREKISMDLMLDLSSNLGTVRVPGIGLLYNELVQGIPSIFLQFLLSLPALHSTIVFVCIKYVPIPVVPQEERFLFRRVCPKDYHMFRCVARYGYKDSRKEDHRAFEQLLIESLEKFLRKEALEAALEDNFTDDLDSISVDTRNSDLTPGTAVEELRIPLMQGQNLEERGATTSREAASTVLPSSYMSLDDDPSLEYELSALREAMDSGFTYLLGHGDVRAKKDSFFFKKLMINYFYAFLRKNCRGGTANMKVPHTNIIQVGMTYMV; this is encoded by the exons ATGGCGTTGGATAGGATTGAAGAGGGAAGCGCGAGATTGTTGGGAAGCACCAGTGGTGGAAGTAGTGAGTCTAGGTGGGTTGATGGAAGTGAAGTTGACTGGGATGAAGCTCCTCCTTGGTCTACTAAGAGCCATGGAAGTGATGGTAGAGAAGGGTATGGTTCAATTAGGAGGAGGCTTGTTAAGAAACCTAAAAGGGTTGATTCTTTTGATGTTGAAGCTATGGAGATTTCTGCAACTCATGATCAACACTCCAAG GAGCTTTCCCTCTGGCCTACCATTGCATTGGCATTTCAAACTCTTGGTGTGGTATATGGTGACATGGGAACAAGTCCTCTTTATGTTTTTGCCGATGTCTTCAGCAAGGTTCCTATTAACTCAGACGATGATGTCTTGGGGGCGTTATCATTAGTAATGTACACGATAGCGCTTATTCCGTTAGCAAAATATGTTTTCATAGTTCTCAAAGCTAATGATAATGGAGAAG GAGGAACTTTTGCACTATACTCGCTGATTTGTAGGTATGCGGATGTGAATCTGCTTCCGAATCGCCAACAAGCTGATGAACAAATCTCTAGTTTTAAGCTCAAACTTCCAACTCCAGAACTCAAAAGGGCTTTAAAAATAAAAGAGACTTTGGAAAGGACGTCGATTTTGAAGAACGTGTTGTTAGTGTTGGTTCTTATCGGAACTTCCATGATTATCGGAGATGGTATTCTAACTCCAGCAATATCAG TGATGTCGGCCATCAGCGGTCTACAGGATCAAATAAACGGATTCGGTACAA GTGAGGTGGTTAGTATATCGATTCTAGTCCTGGTGGCTTTGTTCAGCATTCAACGATTCGGTACCGCTAAAGTGGGTTTCATGTTTGCCCCTGTACTTGCTTTATGGTTCTTTTCTCTCGGTTCTATTGGACTATATAATATGCTTAGATATGATATTACTGTTGTGAGAGCACTCAACCCGGCATATATCTATTATTTCTTCAAGAACAACGGAAAAAGCGCATGGTCTGCTCTTGGTGGTTGCGTTCTTTGTATTACAG GCGCGGAAGCAATGTTTGCAGATCTAGGACATTTTACTGTACCGTCAATACAGGTTAGTGAATCCTCgaataaatatataaaaatatttgaatttctTCGCTTTCTTAAATCTCATGCACGATTGCTCATCCAGATCGCTTTCACTTTCGTGGTATTTCCATGTCTCCTTCTCGCCTATATGGGACAAGCTGCTTTTCTGATGAAAAACCCCGCTTCTTATTCAAGTGTATTCTACAAATCTGTTCCAG AGAGTCTCTTCTGGCCGGTGTTTGTTATAGCGACACTTGGTGCTATGATTGCAAGCCAAGCAATGATATCTGCTACGTTTTCGTGCGTTAAGCAATCAATGGCTTTGGGATGCTTCCCCAGGCTCAAGATAATTCATACCTCAAAAAAGTTCATGGGTCAAATTTACATCCCCGTCATTAATTGGTTTCTGATGATCATGTGCATCATCGTCGTTTCCATTTTCAAAAGCACCACCGATATCGCAAATGCATATG GCATTGCTGAAGTCGGTGTTATGATGGTTAGCACCACATTAGTGACACTAGTTATGCTTTTAATTTGGCAAACAAACTTGTTTCTCGCATTTTGCTTCCTACTTGTGTTCGGTTCTGTGGAGCTTATTTACATGTCTTCGGTCCTATCGAAAATCTTTGAAGGCGGATGGCTTCCACTCGCCTTCGCTACCTTTTTCCTCTCCGTGATGTACACGTGGAACTACGGAAGTGTATTGAAGTACCGAAGGGAAGTCAGAGAAAAAATTTCAATGGACTTAATGCTCGATCTTAGTTCCAATCTCGGAACAGTAAGAGTTCCAGGAATAGGTTTGTTGTATAACGAGCTTGTCCAAGGTATTCCCTCGATTTTTCTGCAGTTCCTTCTAAGTCTTCCGGCTCTTCACTCTACCATAGTTTTCGTCTGCATTAAATACGTTCCGATTCCTGTGGTTCCTCAAGAAGAAAGATTTTTATTCCGAAGAGTTTGTCCAAAAGATTACCATATGTTCCGCTGCGTTGCTCGGTACGGTTACAAAGACAGCCGCAAAGAAGATCACCGTGCATTCGAGCAACTTCTCATCGAAAGCCTCGAGAAATTCTTGAGAAAGGAAGCGCTAGAAGCTGCGTTGGAGGATAACTTTACCGACGACTTGGACAGCATCTCGGTGGATACAAGAAACTCTGATCTTACGCCTGGCACTGCGGTGGAAGAGCTTAGGATTCCACTAATGCAAGGTCAGAATTTGGAAGAAAGAGGAGCTACGACCTCACGTGAAGCTGCATCGACAGTACTACCGTCTAGTTACATGTCGTTGGATGATGATCCTAGTCTTGAATACGAGCTTTCAGCTCTTCGAGAAGCAATGGATTCGGGATTCACTTATTTGCTCGGCCATGGAGATGTGAGGGCAAAGAAGGACTCATTTTTCTTTAAGAAATTGATGATAAACTATTTCTATGCATTTCTGAGAAAGAATTGCAGAGGAGGTACTGCAAATATGAAAGTACCTCACACCAATATCATTCAAGTGGGGATGACATATATGGTTTGA